A genomic stretch from Desulfolutivibrio sulfodismutans DSM 3696 includes:
- a CDS encoding 50S ribosomal protein L25/general stress protein Ctc, with product MKEQLSLAVTPRATKGKGACRRLRVENLVPGIFYDSKGTNIPVMVPELPLTKLREKTGSSHVFDLVIESEEGPQTRPSLIWNVQRHPTKPRITHVDFYGVDLEKVIRVSVPVVVSGKAKGVVLGGKLEIFRDMVEVECLPLSVPDKVTIDVTALDTNENIVVSELVLPEGVKAVYEDNYAVVGVVFEAEEEAKAES from the coding sequence ATGAAAGAGCAACTGTCCCTCGCGGTCACCCCCCGCGCCACAAAGGGAAAAGGCGCCTGTCGGCGGCTGCGCGTCGAGAACCTTGTGCCCGGCATCTTCTATGACTCCAAGGGAACCAACATACCGGTCATGGTCCCCGAACTGCCCCTGACCAAGCTGCGGGAAAAAACCGGCTCCTCCCACGTTTTCGATCTGGTGATCGAGAGCGAGGAAGGCCCCCAGACCAGGCCGTCGCTTATCTGGAACGTCCAGCGCCACCCCACCAAGCCCCGCATCACCCATGTGGACTTCTACGGCGTGGACCTGGAAAAGGTCATCCGGGTGTCCGTGCCCGTGGTGGTCAGCGGCAAGGCCAAAGGCGTGGTGCTCGGCGGCAAGCTCGAAATCTTCCGGGACATGGTCGAGGTGGAATGCCTGCCCCTGTCCGTCCCGGACAAGGTGACCATCGACGTGACGGCCTTGGACACCAATGAAAACATTGTGGTCTCCGAACTGGTCCTGCCCGAGGGCGTCAAGGCCGTCTACGAGGACAACTACGCCGTGGTCGGCGTGGTTTTCGAAGCCGAGGAAGAGGCCAAGGCCGAATCCTGA
- the ispE gene encoding 4-(cytidine 5'-diphospho)-2-C-methyl-D-erythritol kinase has translation MTQTASTASTGPAGETRLAAPCKINLHLRILRRRPDGYHDLETLFLALPEPADELVIRPRPGDGGLTLACSDPALDGPDNLVARAYRTYGEKTGFFPALDVFLDKRIPAGSGLGGASSDAAGILAYLNGHAPHPLPPRELSALGAGLGADVPFFLQDGPALALGIGEKLSPFPLDLSGFALVLVCPRQRVNTAWAYRTYDEQSGNDVPALESHLTSAFHRNIRPFCVTGLPLFNSFEGVVFAALPDLRRLKETLFSLGASGAALSGSGSAMFGLFRNREMARQAVAELVRQGVDGRLVLP, from the coding sequence ATGACGCAAACCGCCTCCACCGCCTCCACCGGCCCCGCCGGGGAAACCCGACTGGCCGCGCCGTGCAAGATCAATCTGCATCTGCGCATCCTTCGCCGCCGCCCCGACGGCTACCACGACCTGGAGACCCTGTTTCTGGCCCTGCCCGAACCGGCGGACGAGCTGGTCATCCGTCCCCGGCCCGGGGACGGCGGCCTGACGCTTGCCTGCTCGGACCCGGCCCTGGACGGCCCGGACAACCTCGTGGCCAGGGCCTACCGGACCTACGGCGAAAAAACGGGTTTTTTTCCGGCCCTCGACGTTTTTTTAGACAAACGCATCCCGGCCGGTTCGGGACTTGGCGGGGCCAGTTCCGACGCCGCAGGCATCCTGGCCTATCTCAACGGCCACGCCCCGCATCCCCTACCCCCCCGGGAGCTGTCCGCCCTGGGTGCGGGCCTGGGCGCGGACGTGCCTTTTTTTCTCCAGGACGGTCCGGCCCTGGCGCTGGGCATCGGCGAAAAACTGTCCCCCTTTCCCCTCGATCTTTCCGGATTCGCCCTGGTTCTGGTCTGTCCCAGACAGCGGGTGAACACGGCCTGGGCCTACCGGACCTACGACGAACAATCCGGAAACGACGTCCCCGCCCTGGAAAGTCACTTGACAAGCGCATTTCACCGAAATATACGACCCTTTTGCGTGACCGGGCTGCCACTGTTCAACAGCTTTGAAGGGGTCGTTTTCGCGGCCCTGCCGGATCTGCGGCGTCTCAAGGAAACCCTGTTTTCCCTGGGCGCATCGGGTGCGGCCTTAAGCGGCAGCGGGTCCGCCATGTTCGGACTGTTCCGGAATCGGGAAATGGCCCGCCAGGCCGTGGCCGAGCTTGTCCGCCAGGGCGTTGACGGACGGCTGGTTCTTCCCTGA
- the pth gene encoding aminoacyl-tRNA hydrolase: MAFTSLILGLGNPGPQYAMTRHNLGFWAVDALREQGQAARISSRKDVELFHLTLTGPARGPHLLAKPLTFMNLSGLAASYLCGYYKIDPENLVVMHDELDLPLGRIRIKRGGGNAGHQGLASITRELGTPDFVRIRLGISRPAPGRDVKGYVLERFPENDRAIAARVAEDAARLATLFLTEGLETAKRQAGQINHTPPVPPA; encoded by the coding sequence ATGGCCTTCACTTCCCTGATTCTGGGACTGGGCAACCCCGGTCCCCAGTATGCCATGACCCGGCACAATCTGGGTTTCTGGGCTGTGGACGCCCTGCGGGAGCAAGGCCAGGCCGCGCGCATCTCGTCGCGCAAGGATGTCGAACTGTTTCACCTGACGCTGACGGGCCCGGCCAGGGGGCCGCATTTGCTGGCAAAACCCCTGACGTTTATGAATTTAAGCGGACTGGCCGCATCCTATCTGTGCGGATACTACAAGATCGATCCGGAGAATCTGGTGGTGATGCACGACGAACTGGATCTGCCGCTCGGCCGCATCCGGATCAAGCGCGGCGGCGGCAACGCCGGGCACCAGGGCCTGGCCTCCATCACCCGGGAGCTGGGCACGCCGGATTTCGTGCGCATCCGTCTGGGCATAAGCCGTCCCGCCCCGGGACGCGACGTGAAGGGGTATGTTTTGGAGCGCTTCCCGGAGAACGATCGGGCCATCGCCGCACGCGTGGCCGAAGACGCGGCCCGTCTGGCGACGCTCTTTTTGACCGAGGGCTTGGAGACGGCCAAGCGCCAGGCGGGCCAGATCAACCATACGCCGCCGGTACCCCCCGCATGA
- a CDS encoding ribose-phosphate diphosphokinase: MAQGDLKILSGTSNPALAEAICDHLGCTLLPSKVSTFSDGEIRVEIGANVRGSDIFVIQSTCKPVNFLFMELCLILDALKRASAHRVTAVVPYYGYARQDRKVAPRAPISAKLVADFLTVAGMNRLLTIDLHAGQIQGFFNLPVDNLYAAPIMAEYFKGIHSDNLMIVSPDAGGVERARSFAKRLEGGLAIIDKRRDAPNQAKAMHVIGDVTDKVCVVLDDMIDTAGTIVQAGQVLLENGAREVMACATHPVLSGPAIERLEASPFSQIVTTNTIPLGEEARCCSKIKVLSIAGLLAKAIHNIHTESSVSVLFT; this comes from the coding sequence ATGGCCCAAGGCGATCTGAAAATCCTCTCCGGTACGTCCAACCCAGCGCTGGCCGAGGCCATCTGCGACCACCTGGGCTGCACGCTTCTGCCCTCCAAGGTGAGCACCTTCAGCGACGGCGAGATTCGGGTGGAGATCGGGGCCAACGTCCGGGGATCGGATATCTTCGTCATCCAGTCCACCTGCAAGCCCGTGAACTTTCTGTTCATGGAGTTGTGCCTGATCCTGGATGCCTTAAAAAGGGCCAGCGCCCACCGGGTGACCGCGGTGGTGCCCTATTACGGATACGCCCGCCAGGATCGCAAGGTGGCCCCCCGGGCCCCCATCAGCGCCAAGCTGGTGGCCGATTTTCTGACCGTGGCCGGGATGAACCGCCTTTTGACCATCGATCTGCACGCCGGACAGATCCAGGGCTTTTTCAACCTGCCCGTGGACAACCTCTATGCCGCGCCGATCATGGCCGAATATTTCAAAGGCATCCACAGCGACAACCTGATGATCGTCTCCCCCGACGCCGGGGGCGTGGAACGGGCCCGGTCCTTCGCCAAGCGCCTGGAGGGCGGGCTGGCCATCATCGACAAACGCCGCGACGCCCCCAACCAGGCCAAGGCCATGCACGTCATCGGCGACGTCACGGACAAGGTCTGCGTGGTCTTGGACGACATGATCGACACCGCCGGGACCATCGTCCAGGCCGGGCAGGTGCTTTTGGAAAACGGCGCCCGCGAGGTCATGGCCTGCGCCACCCACCCCGTGCTCTCCGGCCCGGCCATCGAACGCCTGGAGGCCTCGCCCTTTTCCCAGATCGTGACCACCAACACCATCCCTCTGGGCGAAGAAGCCAGGTGTTGTTCCAAGATCAAGGTGCTGTCCATCGCCGGACTTTTGGCCAAGGCCATTCACAACATCCACACCGAGTCTTCGGTGAGCGTGCTTTTCACCTAA
- a CDS encoding CarD family transcriptional regulator, whose product MFSVDQLVVYPAQGVGKVERIESRDIGGATTDFFIVRILSNNVTLMVPVRNALNVGLRPLCTEDQGRAIIESLKDRSDFTGYTGQNWNRRYREYSEKLKSGDLADVAYVLKELLLIGQNKELSFGERRLLEQATGLLTLELSLSLSKEQDEVKAVINELFADVIQPKIVE is encoded by the coding sequence GTGTTTTCCGTTGACCAGCTAGTCGTCTATCCCGCCCAGGGTGTGGGCAAAGTGGAACGCATCGAATCCCGGGACATCGGGGGGGCGACGACGGATTTTTTTATCGTCCGCATACTGAGCAACAACGTCACGCTCATGGTGCCGGTGCGAAACGCTCTGAATGTCGGCCTGCGTCCTCTGTGTACCGAGGACCAGGGCCGGGCCATCATCGAGTCCCTGAAGGATCGTTCCGACTTCACCGGATACACCGGGCAGAATTGGAACCGCCGCTATCGGGAATATTCCGAGAAGCTCAAAAGCGGGGATCTGGCCGATGTGGCCTATGTTCTCAAGGAGCTCCTGCTTATCGGGCAGAACAAGGAGTTGTCCTTTGGCGAACGCCGCCTGCTCGAGCAGGCCACCGGACTTTTAACCCTGGAGTTAAGCCTGTCCCTTTCCAAGGAGCAGGACGAGGTCAAGGCGGTCATCAATGAACTGTTCGCCGACGTGATCCAGCCCAAGATCGTGGAGTGA